The Lycium ferocissimum isolate CSIRO_LF1 chromosome 10, AGI_CSIRO_Lferr_CH_V1, whole genome shotgun sequence genome window below encodes:
- the LOC132032392 gene encoding uncharacterized protein LOC132032392 isoform X5: MEVELEPRVKPLPFKVKGMSRESPSQKASHLLDPDLRNHWSTGTNTKEWILLELDEPCLLSHIRIYNKSVLEWEISAGLRYKPETFPKVRPRCEAPRRDMMYPMNYTPCRYVRISCLRGSPIAIFFVQLIGITVTGLEPEFQPIVNYLLPQIISSKQDDNDMHLQLLQDITNRLGVFLPQLEADLNSFSEAAEHATRFLAMLAGPLYPILQIVKERETARSLGSISESEASRNSQSVIALTVSSNFEPRRSRNMASLIFPTSCYLAFRPDAIFILLRKAYKDSNLGNICRVASWILSKFLEPTKAPEASLSSSEITTSVPDEGSHSEPCTPASFADYSDLFGDEFQIPEYQWDSKFTNILDIGLIEEGILHVLYACVSKPLLCSKLADHASDFWLALPLVQALLPALRPSINSSDPIDDDLSQWKQPFVQKALSQIVGTSSSSVYRPLLRACGGYLSSFSPSNGRAACVLIDLCSGVLAPWIPQVIAKIDLALELLKDLLPIIQGARHSFARARAALKYIVLALSGVMDDILVKYKDAKHQVLFLVEMLEPYLDPAITPVQSIIAFGNVPSVFLEKQEKNCAIALNVIRTAVHKHAVLPSLEAEWRRGSVAPSVLLSVLEPHMQLPPDIDLRQSPTAELLGSQLVNVSPLSSVFHNGGVSSRSGIHDDSDAKVDSDMTGKADIPEEVNLLFAPPELNRISLVSGSLEKKCTALSSDVKKEINQIVEKATNNQFDNGSLSAIDYTVEYSNLHADYFQLVSYRDCQMKASEFRRLAVDLHSQCEITPEGHDAAIDALLLAAECYVNPFFMMSSRDTSPIMNKLSTKKPCKNHEASVLQKLFEEDNDFKIVADLERKRDKFVLEIMLEAAELDRKYQQNSDGECPTPYIEGNDEKLELSQQDIKSADAITLLRQNQALLCDFLIHRLQKEEHPTHEILLQILLFVLHSGTRLNCPPEIIVDTIIKSAEHLNRQLRSFYYQLKEGTVQLNEWKLHAVRRRWILLQRLIIASSGCDEGSELSISYRSGFRFANLVPASAWLQKIPAFSSSTAPLARFLGWMAISRNAEQYQKEKLFLVSDLPQLTYLLSIFSDELAVVGYLEQKDDKKIEESGSNSSSRKGGESCSPQIGDQSFSVIYPDISQFFPNLQKEFEVFGESILEAVALQLRSFSPAIIPDLLCWFSDFCSWPFVREENQLYCRKSSGFAKGFVAKNAKAIVFYVLEAIVAEHMEALVPELPTLMQVLVSLCGSSYCDVSFLSSVLQLVKPIISYSLGKCSADENVVSDDSCLNLESLCFDELFEIIKDENQSTPREDGLCRAMSIFVLASVFPDLSFQRKVELLQFSISCADFASCEPTTSFHDYLCSYQALIGNCKVLLLETLRGWGVIPYTMPQLSDIDISAPCDDRSEHYSDFLLDVHCCSTEMNEMNMDDNAVVNQKSQLKVVEVGRLLKDLEALISKLNPTIERCFRIHHKLAKSLALVSAESFVYSRCLSLVAEKFPVSEDSEEGILLKAESISNFIDCWKISLEGLAETILVLQENHLWELASVILGSVLSVPRHFSLHSVVRNVCSAVKNFLHGAPSIAWRLHSDQWISLLCERGIHNYHEHEGSLIDLFSFMLCHPEPEQRFIALKHLGKLMSQDGHSGSALLCSSIRDKVASSVSESSVCEPIISALVSGTWDQVALLASSDPSQRLRIHAMALLVNYVPFSERRNLQSFLAAADTVLQSLTKLSQSTCEGPLAQLSIILFASVCLYSPVEDISLIPENIWSSIETFALGGNERFPAGLEKRTCQALCRLRNEGDEAKEMLKEALSSNSQQQMDPDFGHTRETILQVIADLSAVNSYFDFFSKECDRKVVELEEAEIEMELLQKEKVMQELSAEFKDMHQLPFLTDSASQDNRLQQIKEEIKSLEKAKIKEEVIARRQRKLLSRHARQKFLEEAALREAELLQELDRERIAEIEKEIERQRMLELERAKTRELRHSLDLEKEKQTQRELQRELEQVESGVRPSRREFSSSGILKSKLLMSFSI, encoded by the exons ATGGAAGTGGAGTTAGAACCAAGGGTAAAGCCTTTACCTTTTAAAGTAAAGGGTATGTCTAGAGAATCACCTTCACAAAAGGCTTCTCATTTACTTGACCCTGACCTCAGAAATCACTGGTCCACTGGTACTAATACTAAAGAGTGGATTTTGCTCGAACTTGAT GAACCCTGCCTGCTTTCACATATTAGGATATACAATAAGTCTGTGCTGGAATGGGAAATTTCAGCTGGCTTGCGTTACAAG CCAGAGACATTTCCGAAAGTTCGCCCACGCTGTGAAGCCCCTCGGCGGGACATGATGTACCCTATGAACTATACTCCATGCCGTTATGTTCGGATATCTTGCTTGCGAGGGAGCCCTATAGCAATTTTCTTTGTTCAG TTGATTGGTATTACAGTTACTGGTCTTGAACCGGAGTTTCAACCGATTGTCAACTACTTGCTACCCCAAATAATATCAAGCAAGCAGGACGATAATGATATGCATCTTCAG CTGCTTCAAGATATCACAAACCGGCTTGGAGTGTTCCTTCCCCAACTAGAG GCTGATCTTAACAGCTTTTCAGAAGCTGCAGAACATGCTACACGTTTTCTTGCAATGCTTGCTGGTCCCCTTTACCCAATTCTTCAAATTGTAAAGGAAAG GGAAACGGCAAGGTCACTAGGCAGTATTTCAGAATCTGAAGCTTCAAGAAACAGTCAATCTGTAATAGCTTTGACTGTATCATCAAATTTTGAG CCTAGGAGATCACGCAACATGGCATCCTTGATTTTTCCTACATCTTGTTACTTAGCTTTCCGTCCAGATGCAATCTTCATTTTACTAAGGAAAGCTTACAAAGATTCTAACCTGGGAAATATTTGCAGAGTG GCCTCTTGGATTCTGTCGAAGTTTCTGGAGCCTACAAAAGCACCAGAAGCTTCACTTTCTTCTAGTGAAATAACAACCTCAGTGCCTGATGAAGGATCACATTCTGAGCCTTGCACTCCTGCTTCTTTTGCTGATTACTCAGATCTGTTTGGAGATGAATTTCAGATACCAGAATATCAGTGGGACTCCAAGTTCACTAATATCTTAGATATTGGGCTAATCGAAGAAGGGATTTTACATGTGCTGTATGCTTGTGTATCCAAG CCTCTGCTCTGCAGCAAGTTGGCAGATCACGCTTCTGATTTTTGGTTGGCATTGCCCCTAGTTCAAGCATTGCTGCCAG CACTTCGGCCTAGTATCAACAGTAGTGACCCAATTGATGACGATTTATCTCAGTGGAAACAACCTTTTGTACAGAAAGCCCTGTCCCAG ATTGTTGGGACTTCATCTTCATCAGTTTATCGTCCTCTACTTCGTGCTTGTGGAGGTTacctatcatcattttcaccatcaAAT GGGAGGGCTGCATGTGTGCTCATTGATCTTTGCTCTGGTGTCTTAGCTCCATGGATTCCTCAAGTGATAGCAAAG ATTGACTTAGCACTTGAGCTTTTGAAGGATCTTTTACCTATAATCCAG GGTGCTCGCCACTCATTTGCTCGTGCACGTGCAGCCCTTAAATATATTGTCTTAGCTTTATCTGGGGTTATGgatgatattttggtcaaaTATAAG GATGCTAAGCACCAAGTGCTTTTTCTTGTTGAGATGCTAGAACCGTACCTTGATCCTGCAATAACCCCTGTACAGAGCATTATAGCCTTTGGGAACGTTCCTTCAGTTTTCCTTGAAAAGCAAGAGAAAAATTGTGCTATTGCATTAAATGTGATCCGCACAGCTGTACACAAGCATGCTGTCCTTCCCTCTCTGGAAGCTGAGTGGAGGCGTGGATCCGTTGCTCCGAG TGTCCTTCTCTCAGTTTTGGAACCTCACATGCAGCTTCCTCCTGACATCGACCTACGCCAATCTCCCACTGCTGAGCTGCTAGGatcacaattggtaaatgttTCACCTCTTTCTTCTGTCTTCCACAATGGGGGAGTTTCTTCCAGATCTGGTATTCATGATGATTCTGATGCAAAAGTTGATTCTGATATGACTGGAAAAGCGGACATCCCTGAGGAAGTGAACCTTCTTTTTGCTCCCCCAGAGCTCAATAGAATCTCTCTAGTCTCTGGCAGCCTGGAGAAAAAGTGCACAGCCTTAAGTTCTGATGTCAAGAAGGAAATTAATCAGATTGTTGAAAAAGCTACAAACAATCAGTTTGACAATGGCTCGCTATCTGCTATTGATTATACTGTTGAGTATTCTAATCTGCATGCTGACTACTTTCAGCTTGTGAGTTATCGAGATTGTCAGATGAAAGCTTCTGAATTTAGGCGTTTAGCTGTGGACTTGCATTCTCAATGTGAGATCACTCCTGAGGGTCATGATGCTGCTATAGATGCTTTGCTTTTAGCAGCAGAGTGTTATGTTAATCCGTTCTTTATGATGTCTTCCAGGGACACTTCACCTATTATGAACAAACTGAGTACTAAAAAGCCATGTAAAAACCATGAAGCCTCTGTTCTTCAAAAACTTTTTGAGGAGGACAATGACTTCAAAATTGTAGCTGACCTTGAGAGGAAAAGGGACAAATTTGTTCTTGAGATAATGCTTGAAGCAGCCGAGCTTGACAGGAAGTATCAGCAGAACTCGGACGGGGAATGTCCGACTCCCTACATTGAAGGGAACGATGAGAAACTAGAGTTATCTCAGCAAGATATAAAATCAGCAGATGCTATCACCTTGCTTCGTCAAAATCAAGCACTTTTATGCGACTTTTTAATTCATCGTCTGCAAAAGGAGGAGCACCCGACACATGAGATACTATTGCAAATTCTGCTGTTTGTATTGCACTCGGGAACTAGATTAAACTGTCCTCCTGAGATCATTGTTGACACAATAATAAAATCTGCTGAGCACTTAAACAGGCAGCTGAGATCATTTTATTATCAATTAAAAGAAGGAACTGTCCAGTTGAATGAGTGGAAGCTGCATGCAGTTCGACGTCGGTGGATCCTTCTTCAAAGATTAATAATTGCTTCAAGTGGTTGTGATGAAGGGTCCGAGCTTTCAATTAGCTATAGGAGTGGTTTTCGGTTTGCTAATCTAGTTCCTGCTTCAGCTTGGCTGCAGAAAATACCTGCATTCTCATCTTCAACTGCTCCTCTTGCCCGTTTTCTTGGCTGGATGGCAATATCTCGTAATGCTGAACAGTATCAGAAGGAGAAACTCTTCCTTGTCTCAGATCTTCCACAATTGACATATCTTCTGTCTATATTTTCCGATGAGCTTGCTGTAGTAGGTTACCTGGAGCAGAAAGATgacaagaaaattgaagaatctGGTAGCAATTCAAGTTCTAGGAAAGGGGGTGAAAGTTGTAGTCCACAGATTGGAGATCAGTCTTTTTCTGTTATATACCCCGACATAAGTCAGTTCTTCCCCAATTTGCAAAAGGAGTTTGAAGTTTTTGGGGAATCTATATTGGAGGCTGTTGCTTTGCAATTAAGATCTTTTTCTCCTGCTATTATACCCGATTTATTATGTTggttttctgatttttgttCATGGCCGTTTGTTCGAGAAGAGAACCAACTTTATTGTAGAAAATCTAGTGGATTTGCAAAAGGTTTTGTTGCTAAGAATGCAAAAGCAATTGTCTTTTATGTGCTTGAAGCCATCGTAGCTGAGCACATGGAAGCACTGGTACCAGAATTACCGACGTTGATGCAAGTTCTTGTTTCCTTGTGTGGGTCTTCATATTGTGATGTGTCATTTCTCAGTTCGGTGTTGCAATTGGTAAAGCCAATTATCTCATATTCCTTGGGAAAATGTTCTGCCGATGAAAACGTAGTGAGTGATGATTCATGTCTTAATTTAGAATCATTATGCTTTGATGAACTTTTTGAAATTATCAAAGATGAGAACCAGAGCACTCCAAGAGAGGATGGACTATGCAGGGCAATGTCAATTTTTGTTTTGGCATCAGTGTTTCCTGATCTATCCTTTCAACGCAAAGTTGAACTATTGCAATTTTCTATATCCTGTGCTGATTTTGCTTCTTGTGAGCCAACAACGTCATTTCATGATTATCTTTGTTCATATCAGGCTCTAATAGGAAATTGCAAAGTTTTGCTCCTTGAGACATTGAGAGGCTGGGGTGTCATTCCCTACACTATGCCTCAGTTGTCTGACATTGATATTTCTGCACCATGTGATGATAGATCTGAACATTACTCAGATTTTCTTTTGGATGTCCATTGCTGTTCAACTgagatgaatgaaatgaacatggATGATAATGCTGTTGTGAACCAAAAATCTCAGCTCAAAGTTGTGGAAGTTGGAAGACTCCTAAAGGACCTAGAAGCACTCATTTCCAAGCTCAATCCAACTATTGAACGATGCTTTAGGATTCACCATAAATTAGCAAAGAGTCTAGCCCTTGTTTCTGCAGAAAGCTTTGTGTACTCAAGATGCTTAAGTTTGGTTGCTGAGAAATTTCCAGTTTCTGAAGACAGTGAGGAGGGAATTCTTCTCAAGGCAGAATCGATTTCTAATTTCATTGATTGTTGGAAAATCAGTCTTGAAGGACTTGCAGAAACAATTCTAGTGCttcaagaaaaccatttgtgGGAGCTTGCTTCTGTGATCCTTGGTTCTGTACTCTCTGTTCCTCGACACTTTTCTTTGCATAGTGTAGTTCGCAATGTATGCTCTGCAGTTAAAAATTTCTTGCATGGTGCCCCAAGTATTGCTTGGAGGCTTCACAGTGATCAGTGGATCTCTCTGCTATGTGAAAGGGGCATCCATAACTACCATGAACATGAAGGTTCTCTGATTGATCTGTTCTCTTTCATGCTTTGCCATCCGGAGCCTGAACAACGGTTTATTGCACTTAAGCACTTGGGGAAGCTCATGAGCCAAGATGGACATAGTGGGTCTGCTTTATTATGTTCTAGTATTCGCGATAAAGTAGCCTCATCAGTAAGTGAGTCTTCTGTATGTGAGCCGATTATATCTGCTCTCGTTTCTGGTACATGGGATCAGGTAGCTCTGCTGGCTTCATCTGACCCATCACAGCGTTTAAGAATCCATGCAATGGCACTTCTTGTCAACTATGTACCATTCTCTGAAAGACGCAACTTGCAATCATTTCTTGCAGCAGCAGATACAGTTCTACAGTCTTTGACAAAACTATCGCAATCAACCTGTGAAGGACCATTAGCACAACTTTCGATTATACTTTTTGCCAGTGTTTGCCTGTACTCTCCAGTTGAAGATATTTCACTTATTCCTGAAAATATTTGGAGCAGTATTGAAACTTTTGCATTAGGAGGAAATG aaagaTTTCCCGCCGGACTTGAGAAAAGAACTTGCCAAGCTTTATGTAGACTGAGAAATGAAGGGGATGAGGCTAAAGAG ATGTTGAAAGAAGCTCTCTCTTCAAATTCCCAGCAGCAAATGGATCCAGATTTTGGCCATACACGCGAAACAATCCTTCAG GTCATAGCGGATTTGTCTGCTGTCAACTCATACTTTGACTTTTTCTCAAAGGAATGTGACCGGAAGGTTGTG GAATTGGAGGAGGCCGAGATTGAAATGGAACTTCTTCAGAAGGAAAAAGTAATGCAGGAATTATCGGCTGAATTTAAAGATATGCATCAGCTTCCCTTCCTAACTG ATTCGGCAAGTCAAGACAACCGCTTGCAGCAGATCAAAGAGGAAATTAAATCCTT AGAAAAGGCCAAAATCAAAGAGGAGGTTATAGCACGCAGGCAAAGGAAACTACTCAGTAGGCATGCCCGTCAAAAATTCTTGGAAGAGGCAGCTCTTCGAGAAGCTGAACTTCTACAAGAGTTGGATAG AGAGAGGATAGCTGAAATAGAAAAGGAGATCGAGAGACAACGTATGCTGGAGCTTGAACGCGCAAAAACCAGGGAGTTGCGACACAGCCTTGATCTAGAGAAAGAAAAGCAAACACAG AGAGAACTGCAACGAGAACTTGAGCAAGTTGAATCTGGAGTTCGACCATCGAGACGAGAATTTTCATCTAGTGG AATTTTGAAATCCAAGCTCTTGATGTCTTTTTCAATCTAA